The Planctomycetota bacterium genome window below encodes:
- a CDS encoding tetratricopeptide repeat protein produces MNRKKKLIKIIQQSRDYPKAIESYKEAIRLKPDYIEAHNNLGIAYLLSGNRDKALAEYNILKSLNKELADKLYNLMNK; encoded by the coding sequence ATAAACCGAAAGAAGAAACTTATAAAAATTATTCAACAGAGCAGGGATTATCCTAAGGCAATAGAATCATATAAAGAAGCCATACGTCTCAAGCCCGATTATATCGAGGCGCACAATAATCTTGGAATTGCTTATTTGTTGTCAGGTAACCGCGATAAAGCATTAGCGGAATATAATATCCTTAAAAGCCTGAATAAAGAACTGGCCGATAAGCTATATAATTTAATGAATAAATAA